Genomic DNA from Microbacterium sp. NC79:
GTGAAGTGATAGGTTAAGCCGCTCCGCCACCCTGGGGTGCGCCGCCGCTTGAGGGGCGACGACGGCGGCGACGACGCTGCGGTGCCGGGTTGCCGTCGTGGTGCTCAGCACCCTTGCCATCGTGCGTTCCTGCGCCGTTGCGAGGCGCTTCTGCAACAGCGCCCGTGGTTCCGGCGGTCGCGCCTTCTGCGGAGTCGCCACCGCGGTTGCGGCGACGGCGCGGTGCATCGCCATCACGCTTCGGCTTCTGCGTCGCAACCGTCTGCGTCGTCGGCGCCTTGCGCAAACGACCCTTGGTTCCGGCCGGAATGTTCAGGTCGGAGAATAGGTGCGGGCTCGATGAGTAGGTCTCGGTGGGCTCAGGTTGGCCGAACTCGAGGGCGCGGTTAATGAGCGCCCACTTGTGCAGGTCTTCCCAGTCCACGAAGGTGACGGCGATACCCGTGCGGCCGGCGCGGCCGGTACGACCCGCGCGGTGCAGGTAGGTTTTTTCGTCGTCGGGGATCGTGTGGTTGATGACGTGCGTGACGTCGTCAACGTCGATTCCGCGGGCGGCAACGTCTGTTGCAATCAGCACGTCACGCTTGCCAGCTTTGAATGCAGCCATGGAACGCTCGCGCGACTCCTGGCTCATGTCGCCGTGCACAGCGGCGACGTTGAAGCCGCGGTCGCCGAGCTCGTCGACGAGCTTCTGCGCTGCACGCTTGGTGCGCGTGAAGATGACAACCTTTTCGCGACCTTCGGCCTGCAGGATGCGGGCGATGACCTCATCCTTGTCGAGCGAGTG
This window encodes:
- a CDS encoding DEAD/DEAH box helicase translates to MTTFSDLGVDQDIVDALAARGIVDAFPIQEQTIPLSMPGQDVIGQAKTGTGKTFGFGIPVVQRIGANPEPGVKALIVVPTRELAVQVYEDMDLLTSNRATSVVAIYGGKAYEGQIDQLKAGAQIVVGTPGRLIDLANQRLLNLSEATEVVLDEADKMLDLGFLPDIEKIFSKVPAKRHTQLFSATMPGTIVTLARRFMSNPIHIRATDPDEGLTQANINHLVYRAHSLDKDEVIARILQAEGREKVVIFTRTKRAAQKLVDELGDRGFNVAAVHGDMSQESRERSMAAFKAGKRDVLIATDVAARGIDVDDVTHVINHTIPDDEKTYLHRAGRTGRAGRTGIAVTFVDWEDLHKWALINRALEFGQPEPTETYSSSPHLFSDLNIPAGTKGRLRKAPTTQTVATQKPKRDGDAPRRRRNRGGDSAEGATAGTTGAVAEAPRNGAGTHDGKGAEHHDGNPAPQRRRRRRRPSSGGAPQGGGAA